The window AAAACGAAGAAGGTTATATTGAAACCGGAGCAGATCTGAAGCGCTACAAAGATTATAGCAAATTCTGGAAAGAAGACCGTGATCCTTTTCTGCTGGAAACCTGTGGACCAGGCATTTTTGCCGCAGGCGATGTACGTGCCGGTGCTATGAACCGCATTGCTTCTGCAGTAGGCGAGGGGGCCATGGCAATCAAGTTTGTGCACCAATATTTAAGCGATCAATAAGGGGCCTGTACCAAACTGGCACGCTTTTCGTTCTCTATGCTACAGTTGCTTCTTCGGCAACCAGCTGTCGGTACATTCTCCCGTAAGGAAATCTGATTGGGCAGCGCATTGTATTATAATCTATTTTTTCAAGACTACAGGTGATTATGAAGAAGACTATATTGAGCATGGCAGTGTGCTTGTTAGGAGTTACTGCTTTGCAGGCGCAGGTGGGGCAGACTTTTCCGGACTTAAAAGCAGAAACAGCAGAAGGTAAAACACTACAGCTGCCTGCTGCAGCAAAAGGAAAATTTACCCTGTTAGGGCTTGCATCCTCTACCAGGAGCGAAAAAGCCCTGCAAAGCTGGTTCGAGCCAGTGTATACCCGTTTTATGGATGATAGAAGCAATGCCGGCCTTTTTGCCGATTTTGCCTACGACGTAAACGTTTACTTTGTACCCATGTTTACCGGTGCTAACAAAGTAGCGGCAGGCCCTGCCCGCAAAAAAATGTTAAAGGAGGTCGATGCTGATTTGCACAAACATGTGCTTTTTTATGTAGGCGAACTGGGTCTTTATGAAAATCAGTTAGGCATGACCAATAAAGATGAGCCTTACTTTTTTGTACTGGATGAGAGCGGGAAAATCGTGTATGCTACCCGGGGCGCTTATTCGGAGAAAAAAATGGAACAGGTAGAAGACATTCTTAGTGAAGATGATTGGTAATAAACCGCTATTTTAGGACTTTCAAATAATTTCCTGAAGGATAAAACAATGAAGAAAATTGTATTGGGTTTAGTACTGTTCATGCTTTGCATGGCAGGTGCACAAGCGCAGGTGGGGCAGAATTTCCCTGCTCTGGAAGGCGAAACCGCAGAAGGCGAAACGCTTATGCTGCCTGATGGCGTGCAGGGAAAGTATACCCTGCTGGGGCTGGCCTTTTCTAAAAAGAGCGATGATGCCCTACAAACCTGGTTTCAGCCTGTGTACAGCCAGTTTATCAGAAAACCGGAAAGTGGCGGCCTGTTCGAAGATTTTGGCTATGATGTAAATGTTTACTTTGTACCCATGTTTACAGGCGTAAATAAAGTGGCGGCAGGTCCTGCCCGTAAAAAAACTTTAAAAAATGTTGACCCCGAACTGCACCCTCACATCCTTTTTTATGTTGGGGAACTGGCAACCTACCGCGATCAGCTGGGACTGAAAGAAAAGGATGAACCTTATTTCTTTGTGCTGGATCAGCAGGGGAAGATTGTATATGCCACCTCTGGTGCCTATACAAAGAAAAAAATGGAGCAGGTAGATAGTATCTTAAGTCGGGAAGATTAACTGACAGAACATATTGATTGCTCATAAAAGCAAATTTGTGAAAGAAAGCTATGAAGGGAAGAATTGTAAAATTAGTATTAGTGGCAGTGCTGGTGTTATCAGGTTTTGGAGCCATGGCACAAAGCAAAAGCAAACGTCCGTTAGATCCGCAGAAGTTCGATGCGGCGCTGCTGGAAGAGCTTATTGTGCAAAGGATTGACAGCCTGCGGAAAGCGCATAAAAAAGCCAGTTTTGGCAATGACACAGTGCTGAAAAAAGCAGCTGCCGATCATGCAATGTACCTGGCAAAGAAGGGCACCCTTTCCCATTTTCAGGAGAAGGGTAAACGTTACAACCCGCAAGACAGGGTAATTTATTACGGAGGCAAAGGTTACTATGCCGGCGAAAATGTTGCCGAACATCCGGTGCAGGTACTATTGCACAAAATAAAGGGGCAGCGCTTCGAGAAGGTTACTACCTACGAGCAGTCTGCAGAGCTTTTTGTGCTGCAGTGGGCCACCTCTAAGCCGCACATGGAAAACCTGATGCGGGATAATTATGACCTGACGGGAATTGCCGTATCAATGGATAAAAAGACCGGGCGCATCTATGCCGTGCAGGTGTTTTCTCCTAAGCCACAGGTACAGTAAAATTATTGAAGATGTTCATTGAAATCCTCTGCTGATGATTAAATTGGCAGGGGATTTTTATTTGCGGAAGAATAGGAGCTTTTGTTAAAAATATTTGTATAAATACATACCAAAAAAGAAAAAGCTATACTTCCTGCCAAAGGCATTCCGTATAGCTTTCCTCTCTCTCCTCAACCAAAGATTTTTATATCCCTTGATCTAATAGCTATAACGCAAAGCTTTTCGGGAGGTTCGTTTCTGATGTAAAAATTTTTAATATTTTTTTATATTACCTAATTTATAGGTATACCGTTAACTTTATTTTGGAATATTCCTGTAAAATCATGATAAACAAACCTTTCAAAATTTTCGCCACAAGTTCTGCGCAGCAACTTGGAGCCACCATTGCCAGTGAACTAAGTCAGGAACTTGGCAATTTTCATTCGGAGACATTCTCTGATGGCGAAAAATTTGTAAGTTTTGGCGAAAGCATCCGGGGCAGGCTGGTCTTTATAGTTTCGCAGATCAACATGCCTTATGAAAATCTCTTTGAGCTTTTCCTGGCCATCGATGCGGCCCGCAGGTCTTCGGCCGAGCAGGTTATTGCAGTTTTGCCTTATTTGCCCCATAGCAGACAGGAGCGCAAGGGAAATGTACGAACAGCCATTGCTTCCCGCCTGGTAGCAGACCTGATGCAGCAGTCCGGAGCCGACAGGGTTATGACACTTGATCTTCATACAGGCTCCATCGAAGGCTTTTTCAAAATTCCGGTAGACCACCTTTTCATGAGCCAGATCTACATCAGGCATATTCAGGAACTTGGCCTGCCCAACCTTTGCCTTTGCAGTCCCGATTTTGGTGGCTTAAAGCGTATTAAGCTCTACAAGCAAGCCCTCAACTGCGATATGGCCGTAATTCATAAGGAACGCCTTAAGCCAAACCAGGTAAGTCACATGGAAATTATCGGAGATGTAGCAGATAAACATGTGGTACTGATCGATGACCTTATTGATACCGCCGGCACCATCTGCACTGCCGCCGATTTGCTCATGGAGCAGGGCGCAGCATCAGTAAGGGCCTATTGTACCCATGGTATTTTCAGTGGCGCAGCCCTGCAGCGTATCGAAGCTTCTGCCCTGGAGCGGGTGTATGTGAGCGATTCGGTAAATTACGTGCAGCAGGATGGTAAGATTGAATTAGTGAGCTGCGGCCATCTGATTGCCCAGGCCATCAAGCGCCTGCTGGAAAACGGCAGCCTTATGGAAATAGCCAATCATGGCATCTAGTAAGAGAGTTTGATTCGCTGATGGGTGAGAATTAAGGTCTGAAAGTAGCTATTTTCCCAGAATCCGGCTTCCGTAAGCTTTTAGGTACTCCTTGTCGGGGCGCCAGTTAAATTCTCTTTGCCCGATTTTAAGTGTGCCATTGGTGGGGTGGAGGGTGTAAACAAAAACAAACTGGCCCCGCCCATCCTGCCAACCATTAAACTGCCCAAAGCGCTGGTCATTTATCAACACGGCTGCCCCGCAGGCTGTATCCGGCTCTGCGGTATAATAGCCTTTGGTTACATACAAAAGCTTTTGCAGCTTTTCGTTTTCCAGGTAGGGCGTCAATAGCTCTTTTTGCTGGGGCAGGTAGGTAAAGTCAACCTTTTTGCTGCTGTCCAGAATAGAATAAAAGCCATTGTAGAAGCCCTCATTTGCCTTAGCCGTGCCCGACCAGAATAAAATATTGAAAGGAGTGGCCTTGGTAATTATGCTTTCTGCCCTAACCCCCTGCGCTGCCAGGTTTCTCCGTAAAACACCTTCGGCTATTTGCTGAAACACCAGTGACAGCCCCAGGTAGGCAGTGCTAACGCCCAGGCTCCACCAGAGTAAGCTGCGTCTTCGGCTGCTCTCTTTGGGGTAAAAAGCTGCTATGACAAGCAGAGTCAGAAACGGCAGTGTATAAAGCGGATCAATCACGAAAATATTATAGAAAGCTACGCCATAGCTGCTGAAGGGCCAGAACAACTGGGTGCCCCAGGAGGTAAAGCTGTCAAGCAGGGCGTGGGTAACAAAGCCCAGGAAAAACAGCCAGAACCACTGCTGCCAGCTGGCCCTGCCCTGCCATCGGTGGAGCAGGCTTGCCAGCAATGGCGATACTACAACAGCAAAGAGCAGGCTGTGGGTTAAGCTGCGGTGAAAGGTAAGCTCGCCTACTGTATCCAGAAAGGGATTCGCCAGCACATCCAAATCAGGAATAGTGCCTGCAATAGCGCCCCAAAGTAGCGCCCTGTTGCCCAGCTGCTTCCCGGCCACGGCTTCTCCAACCGCAGCACCCAGTACTATTTGTGTAAGTGAATCCAAAAGTTTGTTTCTACAGTATTCTTAAAAGAGTATTTCATTTTACACTCATTCACGCACTCATTCTAAATTCTTATCCAGCAGGTAAAGCAGGGAAGTCATAGCGGCTGCACCTAGTTCCAGCTCCCGCTTGTTTACCTTTTCAAAAGTATCTTCGGCAGTGTGGTGGATGTCGAAATAACGCTGGGTGTCGGGGCGATAGCCAATCAGAATGGTGCCCTGTGGCTTTAGGGGGCCTATGTCGGCGCCACTACCGCCTGCCTTAAACTCATTTACCTGGTAATTTTCGAAAAGAGGGGCAAAAGCTGCAATGGTGGCAACTGCTTCCTCCCCGGCATCAATGGTAAAGCCTATGGGCGTAAAACCGCCATTATCCGACTCAATGGCTGCTATATGTTCTTCCTTTTTACGGACAGCTTCTTCGGCATATTTTCTGCCTCCGCGCAGTCCGTTCTCTTCATTCATGAATAATACTGCCCTTATGGTATGGCGGGGCAAATACTCTAAAGATCTGAGAATGCGTAGAGCTTCGATGGATTGTACCACACCGGTGCCATCGTCGTGGGCACCCTCGCCAACATCCCATGAGTCGAGGTGGCCGCCAATGGTGATAATCTTGTTAGGAAATTCGCTGCCCTTAATTTCGCCAATCACATTATAAGACAAAGCATCGGGTAGGGAGCGGCTGTGGGTTTCAATATAAATTTTCTGGGTTTTTCCATTTTTAAGATTTTTGGCAAGCATTTCAGCATCCAGTGTGCTGATGGCCAGAGCAGGGATAGGTTGTACGCCTTCTTCGAATCTGGTGGTGCCAGTGTGGGGTACATGATCCATTGCCGTGGTTACAGAGCGAACCAGGGCTCCCACAGCGCCTAATTTAGCGGCTCGAGAAGGGCCGTTCACCCGGTAGGCAGATGCTTCACCATAGGCCTGGCCGGTTTTAATGTGTAGTGGGTTCATGGCAAAATTGTAAAACACAATTTTGCCTTCCACTCCTTTTCGGCCTAGTTGTTCAAGTTCCTCAAAGTTGTTAACCATCACCAGCTGAGCAGTTACTCCTTTGGAGCCGGTACCCGGGCTGCCACCTAAGGCAAGGGCATGTAAATTTGTAGCTTTTTCTTTACCACTCCCCAATAGCATAACTTTCTCAGATTTGCCTCGTTCCCAGTGAGGTACACTTACTTCTTGTAGCCAGACCGTATCAAACTGAAGCTCCTGCATTACTTGCTGCCCCCATTTTACAGCCTTATCTGCATTGGCTGATCCACTTAACCGATGTCCGATGTTCTTGGTCAGCTGCCTCAATAATTCATAGCTGTGGCCGTTTACAAGAGCCGAATCATACACTTGCCTGATAAAGGTTTCATCTGCCGTTTGTGCCTGTGAGGAGCGGGGGCTAAGGGCAATAGCAATCGAAAGTGCAGTGATAAATAAAAATGGTCTTTTTCTAAGAAAAGTTGAAGTTTTATATTTCATTTAGAAGATTATTTTGTAATATTCGTAACAATTAGGCATAAGAAGAGAAGGATGCCTAGTGTAAGCAGCCAATCTATACAAGCCGAAAGAAAGCAATTTTTGGATAATTTTCCATGGTACCTGTCGTTCACTAGTGATAAAAGGCTAAGGATAAAGCGCTTAATTTTTTTGTGTGTTAATTGTCATTGAACATATTTGAGAATATATTGCATCGATTTTGCAACAAACTTCTCTGATTTGAGTATTTGAATATATAATTATACTTAATAGGGGTGTATGGTGGCCTAATTTTTATGAACGAGGAGATTGTATACATCAATAATATGAGCTCACCACGTGATATTTTACTGGTGAGTCAGGCACTTGAACATTTAGGGCTTCGGGTAAAGGAAATAGAAATTGGAGCAGCTGCTTATATGAATCCCGAGGAAGTAGAGCGGGGAATTATAGGCAAGGCCCTGGAAAATATAGGCTATGCCCTGGTTGATCCCGAAGCTAAGCTTTTCACAGAGCGGATCAGAAGCCTTATTTCTGCATTTATAGACGACATGCTTCGCAGGCCTCAGCACATTTCTCTGGAAGAGTATCTGGAGCAGGAATGTAAAGAAAGCTTTGGCTTTATCTGCCAGCGTTTTCAAACCATTTCCGGACAGCGCTTACGCACTTATTATAAAAGAATGCGGATAGAGCGCGCAAAGATATTACTGAACCATTCATTAACATTGCAGGAAATAGCTGCTAAGCTCGATTTCAAGAGCGCTAAACATTTAGCACGTACATTTAAAGAAGTAACCGGGCAGGCGGCTTCTGCTTACATAAAGCGACAGTTGTTAACAAGCATGCAGAAAATAGTATGATGCGCAATTATGGGTGGGTGTTGCTGACTGCATTTGCCCTTGTTGTCAATGCCTGTAATGATAATAAAACAGAGCAGGAAGTTGTAGTTGTGGAGGAACCTCCTGTACCCCTTGTTGATTCTGTACAGCTCCAGGTAGAAGCTTATGAACAGCAGCTGAGCAAGGCAGAAGAAGATATAGGAAGAACCATACGGCAGCTAAACCGCCTGAGTGCCCAGTTGGAAGATAGTATTAACGGAACCCGCGTACCTCCACAAATTCAGGAGGAAACTATCGATAACTACCGTAATAAGCTTTATGAAGTAAAGCAGGTACAGCAAACCCTGTTACAGTGGCAGGAAAGGGAAACGCCGCCTGCTGATTCACTAAGTACGCTTCAGCGCAAAGAATATCTCGAAGCGCAGTTGCACCAGCTGGAACAGCTCATGCAGGAAACCAGAAATGTTCGTCTTGAGGCCAATCAGGCCATGCAGGAGTCTGACCGGGATGAATATTAGCAGGAAGTTAAGAATCCTATCATTTGCCTTTAAGGCAAAAGCTGCTTCTACAGAAGCAGCTTTTTTATTTGCTTAGCAGGTTAAAACACTGGAGAAATGGTTCACATACCACAGGCTGTTGCTTTGCAGCCGGGGGAACTGCAGAAGACCAGAAGCGCTACTCCTTTTCTTTACAATTCTTAAGCATTGCCTCTGCTTCCTGTACACCAAGAAATCCGCCTTCATTCCCCCAGCTGTTAAGAATGTAAGTGGCAATTTCTGCAATGTCCAGCGCCTGAAGCTGGGGGCTGGCAGGCATTACGCCGTTGTAGGTAATGCCGTTCACAACCACTTCTCCCTGCTGGCCATGCTTGATGACGCAAACAACCCGTTCCCTGTTTTCCAGAAAATCTGCCCCCGCCAGGGGAGGAATAAGCTGGGCAAGGCCACTGCCATCGTTCTGATGGCACCCAATGCAATGCTTTTTGTAGAGCATTCGCCCATGGGTCCAGTACTGCTTAAACTTCATTTCCGCAGGCCTGTCTAAGTCCTCGGGAACAGAGGGTCCGGAGCTTTGCTGTTGCTCCTGATTGCCGGAATCTACGGAGCAGGCTGTAAAACCTGATAGACACAAAAGAAGCAATACAATATATTGATGTAGGGGCATAGGTTTAATAGGGTAAGCGTGTGAACCTTTGGAACTTCAGTTCAGGCTGCTGGAAATTG of the Flammeovirgaceae bacterium 311 genome contains:
- a CDS encoding Cysteine-rich secretory protein family (COG2340 Uncharacterized protein with SCP/PR1 domains) — its product is MKGRIVKLVLVAVLVLSGFGAMAQSKSKRPLDPQKFDAALLEELIVQRIDSLRKAHKKASFGNDTVLKKAAADHAMYLAKKGTLSHFQEKGKRYNPQDRVIYYGGKGYYAGENVAEHPVQVLLHKIKGQRFEKVTTYEQSAELFVLQWATSKPHMENLMRDNYDLTGIAVSMDKKTGRIYAVQVFSPKPQVQ
- a CDS encoding ribose-phosphate pyrophosphokinase (COG0462 Phosphoribosylpyrophosphate synthetase), translating into MINKPFKIFATSSAQQLGATIASELSQELGNFHSETFSDGEKFVSFGESIRGRLVFIVSQINMPYENLFELFLAIDAARRSSAEQVIAVLPYLPHSRQERKGNVRTAIASRLVADLMQQSGADRVMTLDLHTGSIEGFFKIPVDHLFMSQIYIRHIQELGLPNLCLCSPDFGGLKRIKLYKQALNCDMAVIHKERLKPNQVSHMEIIGDVADKHVVLIDDLIDTAGTICTAADLLMEQGAASVRAYCTHGIFSGAALQRIEASALERVYVSDSVNYVQQDGKIELVSCGHLIAQAIKRLLENGSLMEIANHGI
- a CDS encoding membrane-bound metal-dependent hydrolase (COG1988 Predicted membrane-bound metal-dependent hydrolases), whose protein sequence is MDSLTQIVLGAAVGEAVAGKQLGNRALLWGAIAGTIPDLDVLANPFLDTVGELTFHRSLTHSLLFAVVVSPLLASLLHRWQGRASWQQWFWLFFLGFVTHALLDSFTSWGTQLFWPFSSYGVAFYNIFVIDPLYTLPFLTLLVIAAFYPKESSRRRSLLWWSLGVSTAYLGLSLVFQQIAEGVLRRNLAAQGVRAESIITKATPFNILFWSGTAKANEGFYNGFYSILDSSKKVDFTYLPQQKELLTPYLENEKLQKLLYVTKGYYTAEPDTACGAAVLINDQRFGQFNGWQDGRGQFVFVYTLHPTNGTLKIGQREFNWRPDKEYLKAYGSRILGK
- a CDS encoding putative aminopeptidase (COG2234 Predicted aminopeptidases) — translated: MKYKTSTFLRKRPFLFITALSIAIALSPRSSQAQTADETFIRQVYDSALVNGHSYELLRQLTKNIGHRLSGSANADKAVKWGQQVMQELQFDTVWLQEVSVPHWERGKSEKVMLLGSGKEKATNLHALALGGSPGTGSKGVTAQLVMVNNFEELEQLGRKGVEGKIVFYNFAMNPLHIKTGQAYGEASAYRVNGPSRAAKLGAVGALVRSVTTAMDHVPHTGTTRFEEGVQPIPALAISTLDAEMLAKNLKNGKTQKIYIETHSRSLPDALSYNVIGEIKGSEFPNKIITIGGHLDSWDVGEGAHDDGTGVVQSIEALRILRSLEYLPRHTIRAVLFMNEENGLRGGRKYAEEAVRKKEEHIAAIESDNGGFTPIGFTIDAGEEAVATIAAFAPLFENYQVNEFKAGGSGADIGPLKPQGTILIGYRPDTQRYFDIHHTAEDTFEKVNKRELELGAAAMTSLLYLLDKNLE
- a CDS encoding transcriptional regulator, arac family protein (COG2207 AraC-type DNA-binding domain-containing proteins), whose protein sequence is MNEEIVYINNMSSPRDILLVSQALEHLGLRVKEIEIGAAAYMNPEEVERGIIGKALENIGYALVDPEAKLFTERIRSLISAFIDDMLRRPQHISLEEYLEQECKESFGFICQRFQTISGQRLRTYYKRMRIERAKILLNHSLTLQEIAAKLDFKSAKHLARTFKEVTGQAASAYIKRQLLTSMQKIV
- a CDS encoding nitrite reductase (NO-forming) (COG2010 Cytochrome c, mono- and diheme variants) codes for the protein MKFKQYWTHGRMLYKKHCIGCHQNDGSGLAQLIPPLAGADFLENRERVVCVIKHGQQGEVVVNGITYNGVMPASPQLQALDIAEIATYILNSWGNEGGFLGVQEAEAMLKNCKEKE